The following proteins are co-located in the Triticum aestivum cultivar Chinese Spring chromosome 1A, IWGSC CS RefSeq v2.1, whole genome shotgun sequence genome:
- the LOC123062545 gene encoding probable leucine-rich repeat receptor-like protein kinase At1g35710, with protein sequence MALLHWKDTLARPPLQMSSWQQNTSPCNWTGIMCTAVHHGRRMPLVVANISLPDAGIHGQLGELNFSALPFLTHIDLSNNSLHGALPASIISLSALLILNLPYNQLTGEIPYEIGGLRSLMQIDLSFNRLTGLIPACLSNLTMLTCLAIHQNMVSGPIPEEIGRLVNLQGLQLSNSALSGMIPKTLGNLTQLNILYLFGNQLSGPIPHELGRLVHLQRLQLQSNDFSGPIPISITNLTKMNQLFLFENKITGSIPQVIGSLNMLNQLGLHKNQITGSIPVELGNLTVLNELFLYTNQITGSIPSELGILLNLQELDLSENQITGSIPQEIGNLMNLEYLGLSMNQILGSIPKTFGKLQSIQTVEIFSNKLSGSLPQEFGGLISLVDLEVSHNSLSGHLPANICSSGRLQHLIVSSNMFNGPIPSSLRTCTSLVRIDLQRNQITGDIPQHFGVYPQLIKMILTSNRLSGHISPNLAASTQLTVLHLAQNNITGSIPPILSKLSNLVELTLDSNHLSSDIPPEICTLTNLYKLNLSANQLSGSMPTQINELSNLEYLDISGNRLSASIPEELGACKKLQSLKINNNNFSGSLPDAIGNLAGLQIMLDVSNNNLSGVLPHQLGKLEMLEFLNLSHNQFSGSIPSVFASMVSLSTLDVSYNNLEGPVPTAQLLQNASASWFLPNKGLCGNLSGLPPCYSTPATAHKRGKILGLLFPIVLVMGFSIVATTVVIIILTRKKRKPQESASAEAREMFSVWNFDGRLAFDDIVRATEDFDDKYIIGTGGYGKVYMAQLQDGQMVAVKKLHQTEEELDDERRFHSEMEILTQIRQRSIVKMYGFCSHPTYKFLVYDYIQQGSLHRTLENEELAKELDWHKRIALATDVAQAISYLHHECSPPIIHRDITSNNILLDTSFKGFVSDFGTARILKPDSSNWSALAGTYGYIAPELSYTSVATEKCDVYSFGVVVLELVMGKHPRDLLDGSLSNGEQSMMVKDILDQRPTTPKSTEENSLALHIKLALSCLESSPQARPTMREAYQTLIQPSSSSTTVPFSALTLQQGMHV encoded by the exons ATGGCCCTCCTCCACTGGAAAGATACACTTGCAAGACCGCCACTGCAGATGAGCTCGTGGCAGCAAAACACCAGCCCCTGCAATTGGACGGGCATCATGTGCACGGCTGTTCACCATGGCCGCCGCATGCCTTTGGTGGTGGCCAACATCTCCTTGCCGGATGCTGGAATCCATGGCCAGCTTGGTGAGCTCAACTTCTCGGCTCTTCCATTCCTCACACATATTGACCTCAGCAACAACAGTCTCCATGGGGCACTACCCGCCAGTATTATCTCCCTTTCAGCGCTTTTGATACTTAACCTTCCCTACAACCAGCTCACAGGGGAAATTCCTTATGAGATTGGTGGCCTGCGAAGTCTCATGCAAATTGATCTCTCATTTAATAGACTCACAGGACTTATCCCTGCATGTCTGAGTAACCTAACAATGTTAACTTGTCTTGCCATTCACCAAAACATGGTATCAGGGCCCATTCCTGAGGAGATTGGAAGACTTGTCAACCTCCAAGGTCTACAGCTAAGCAACAGTGCCTTAAGTGGCATGATACCAAAAACACTTGGAAATCTGACCCAACTAAATATTTTGTACCTGTTTGGCAATCAGCTTTCAGGGCCTATACCCCATGAACTAGGCAGGCTAGTCCATTTGCAGCGTCTTCAGCTTCAGTCAAATGATTTTTCAGGTCCAATCCCAATCTCCATAACCAATCTCACTAAGATGAACCAACTTTTTCTCTTTGAAAATAAAATCACGGGTTCCATCCCACAGGTAATAGGCAGTCTCAATATGTTAAACCAACTTGGTCTCCATAAAAATCAAATAACAGGTTCAATACCCGTAGAACTAGGGAACCTCACTGTGCTCAATGAACTTTTTCTCTATACAAATCAAATCACAGGTTCAATACCTTCAGAATTGGGCATCTTGCTGAACCTCCAGGAATTAGACTTGTCCGAGAACCAAATAACCGGTTCCATTCCCCAAGAGATTGGCAATCTGATGAACCTCGAATATTTAGGCTTGTCTATGAACCAAATTTTGGGATCAATACCAAAAACTTTTGGGAAGTTGCAAAGCATCCAAACAGTGGAAATATTTAGTAACAAATTATCGGGTTCTCTTCCTCAAGAATTTGGAGGTCTCATAAGCCTTGTTGACCTTGAGGTGTCACACAACTCACTTTCAGGACATTTACCCGCAAATATATGTTCAAGTGGTAGACTCCAACATCTCATTGTCTCATCTAATATGTTCAATGGCCCCATTCCAAGCAGTTTAAGGACATGCACGAGTTTGGTTCGAATTGACCTTCAGAGAAACCAAATAACAGGTGATATACCTCAGCATTTTGGTGTGTATCCACAACTCATAAAAATGATCTTGACATCGAATAGACTCTCTGGGCACATCTCACCAAATCTAGCTGCAAGTACCCAGCTAACGGTACTACATCTAGCACAAAATAACATCACGGGTTCCATACCTCCAATCCTATCTAAATTGTCCAACCTAGTAGAACTAACACTTGATTCTAACCATCTCAGCAGTGACATTCCACCAGAAATCTGCACTCTAACTAATCTATATAAATTGAACTTATCAGCGAACCAATTATCTGGATCCATGCCTACACAAATAAATGAGCTAAGCAATCTAGAATACCTTGATATATCTGGGAACAGATTGAGTGCATCAATTCCAGAGGAACTAGGGGCCTGCAAGAAACTACAGTCCTTGAAGATCAACAATAATAACTTCAGTGGCAGTTTGCCAGATGCGATTGGAAATTTAGCAGGCCTGCAGATCATGTTAGATGTGAGCAACAATAACCTCAGTGGTGTGCTGCCGCATCAACTTGGGAAGTTGGAGATGCTAGAATTTCTGAATTTATCACATAATCAGTTCAGTGGCAGCATTCCGTCCGTCTTTGCAAGCATGGTTAGCCTTTCAACACTTGATGTGTCCTACAACAACTTGGAAGGACCAGTCCCAACAGCCCAGCTACTCCAAAATGCTTCAGCAAGTTGGTTTCTTCCCAATAAAGGTCTGTGTGGTAACCTCTCTGGCCTGCCACCATGTTATTCAACCCCAGCAACTGCCCATAAAAGGGGAAAGATACTTGGTTTGCTTTTCCCAATTGTTCTTGTGATGGGTTTCagcattgttgctacaactgttgtcATAATAATACTTACTCGTAAGAAGAGAAAACCACAAGAAAGTGCTAGCGCTGAAGCAAGGGAGATGTTCTCTGTTTGGAATTTTGATGGTAGATTAGCATTTGACGATATTGTAAGGGCAACAGAAGACTTTGATGATAAGTACATCATTGGAACAGGAGGATACGGCAAAGTCTACATGGCACAACTCCAAGACGGGCAGATGGTTGCTGTGAAGAAGCTTCATCAGACCGAAGAAGAGTTGGATGATGAAAGAAGATTTCATAGTGAAATGGAAATCTTAACACAGATCCGACAACGAAGCATTGTCAAAATGTATGGATTCTGCTCCCATCCAACGTATAAATTTCTCGTCTACGACTACATTCAGCAGGGAAGCCTCCACAGGACATTGGAGAATGAGGAGCTAGCAAAGGAATTGGATTGGCACAAGAGAATTGCTCTTGCAACTGATGTGGCTCAAGCAATATCTTATTTGCACCACGAATGCAGTCCACCTATAATCCATCGAGATATCACAAGCAACAACATCTTACTTGATACATCCTTCAAGGGTTTTGTCTCGGATTTCGGCACGGCAAGGATTCTTAAACCTGATTCATCAAACTGGAGTGCACTAGCAGGAACGTACGGCTACATAGCTCCTG AACTGTCGTACACATCTGTTGCGACAGAGAAATGTGATGTTTATAGCTTTGGAGTGGTTGTGTTAGAGCTAGTGATGGGCAAGCATCCAAGGGATTTATTAGATGGTAGTCTTTCTAACGGCGAACAATCAATGATGGTGAAAGATATTCTGGACCAACGGCCAACAACACCAAAATCAACTGAAGAGAATAGCTTAGCTCTGCACATCAAGCTGGCCTTATCTTGTTTGGAATCTTCTCCCCAAGCAAGGCCAACCATGCGGGAGGCATACCAAACACTCATCCAGCCATCTTCTAGTTCAACTACCGTGCCTTTCAGTGCACTTACATTACAGCAAGGGATGCATGTTTGA